A window of Desulfurobacteriaceae bacterium genomic DNA:
AGGGTTTACAGGTTTAGGGGATTGATAGAGAGTATTTTTGGAGGGATTAAGCAGGAAGTAGGGAGTTATGAGAGGACGAGGAGTTTCCATATAGCTCAGTTGTTTGTTTTGGCAAAATTTATCCTCTTTAATCTGGGTGTTCTCTTTTTAGTGTGGT
This region includes:
- a CDS encoding IS5/IS1182 family transposase, whose product is RVYRFRGLIESIFGGIKQEVGSYERTRSFHIAQLFVLAKFILFNLGVLFLVWWIFQTASHY